The following proteins are co-located in the Pyrobaculum calidifontis JCM 11548 genome:
- a CDS encoding NADH-quinone oxidoreductase subunit 5 family protein, producing the protein MEVILFTIFAPLIMSIVSLFSTSEKFKAWAVTLGTFISALLATYAYFAVSPGVYGFDWIKAIGARVELWINWTSLTMGLLVAWLVAAISLYSVKYMEGDYRPGWYWFFFGFFATSMLIIVYAGNLWFLLVGWEGVGLASWALIGHWYRDEYDKWVGKEEKVAGVPYWWTPSKAGLRAILTVRFGDAFFLVAIALFYVLTGTVSLSGLMSPPALDALKQLGVVPLLFFALGPFTKSAQFPFHEWLLTAMTGPTSVSALIHAATMVKAGVYVLIVTAPIFAVVKGSELYFTVVMWVGVATALLATIIALTSMEFKLVLAGSTAANLGIIAAATGAAGVLGLHETQLLNALLFFAFLHIVGHAVSKASLFMGFGAVIHEAGTRFLGEVGKLWRHMKITAVAMVLSMLSLVGIPPFVGYITKDLALENVFEAGHVLGVEALAALLYILLFLTPIYGLRLIGLTFFHGKEPEEVHEAPVLMWLPYTALALATIVLGTYFAVSIKFPLTEALVAVLLGFLTGFVLYIALPGFKSETLRPLWEFAYRRFYLPILYDGVFPWLYTWFAKFIFVVFDKGLFDGLYHNVLPGLFGAVSNWLRRLVAGALNIYLLYAIVGILITLLLLVVA; encoded by the coding sequence ATGGAGGTAATTCTCTTCACAATTTTCGCACCGCTCATAATGTCTATCGTGTCTCTATTTAGCACTTCTGAGAAGTTCAAGGCCTGGGCCGTGACCTTAGGGACCTTTATCTCGGCGCTGTTAGCCACATACGCCTACTTCGCCGTATCGCCCGGCGTATATGGATTTGACTGGATCAAGGCAATAGGCGCTAGAGTCGAGCTGTGGATTAACTGGACTAGTTTGACGATGGGCCTCTTAGTGGCGTGGCTTGTAGCCGCAATATCGCTCTACTCCGTTAAATACATGGAGGGGGACTACAGGCCGGGGTGGTACTGGTTCTTCTTCGGCTTTTTCGCCACGTCGATGCTCATAATAGTCTACGCCGGTAATCTCTGGTTCTTGCTTGTGGGCTGGGAGGGGGTCGGCCTAGCGTCGTGGGCCTTAATAGGCCACTGGTACCGCGACGAATACGACAAGTGGGTTGGAAAAGAGGAGAAAGTCGCCGGAGTCCCCTACTGGTGGACGCCCAGCAAGGCGGGACTCCGCGCCATATTAACCGTCAGATTCGGCGACGCGTTTTTCCTAGTCGCCATAGCCCTATTCTACGTACTCACGGGTACAGTATCTCTAAGCGGGCTCATGTCTCCTCCTGCCCTAGATGCGCTTAAGCAACTGGGCGTTGTGCCACTACTATTCTTCGCCCTAGGGCCGTTCACTAAGTCCGCCCAATTCCCATTCCACGAATGGTTGTTGACGGCTATGACAGGCCCCACAAGCGTGTCCGCGCTGATCCACGCCGCCACCATGGTCAAGGCCGGCGTATATGTGCTCATAGTAACTGCGCCCATCTTCGCGGTGGTCAAAGGCTCCGAGCTGTATTTCACGGTAGTGATGTGGGTAGGTGTCGCCACGGCTCTCTTGGCCACAATAATTGCGTTAACCTCTATGGAGTTTAAGCTAGTCCTCGCGGGCTCTACTGCGGCCAACCTCGGCATAATAGCCGCCGCCACGGGGGCCGCCGGCGTTTTAGGACTGCATGAGACACAGTTGTTAAACGCGCTACTGTTCTTCGCCTTTTTGCACATCGTTGGCCACGCAGTTTCTAAGGCGTCTTTATTCATGGGGTTTGGCGCAGTTATACACGAGGCCGGCACCAGGTTTCTCGGGGAGGTTGGAAAACTCTGGCGCCACATGAAGATCACCGCAGTGGCCATGGTCCTCTCTATGTTAAGCTTGGTGGGTATACCGCCCTTTGTGGGCTATATAACAAAGGACTTGGCGCTTGAGAACGTGTTTGAGGCTGGCCACGTGTTGGGGGTTGAGGCTTTGGCGGCCTTGTTGTACATCCTCTTGTTCTTGACGCCCATATATGGGCTACGCCTCATTGGTCTCACGTTCTTCCACGGAAAAGAGCCAGAGGAAGTGCACGAGGCACCAGTTCTAATGTGGCTACCCTACACAGCGCTGGCCCTTGCCACAATTGTGCTCGGGACCTACTTCGCCGTTTCTATTAAGTTCCCACTTACGGAGGCCTTAGTCGCCGTGCTCCTCGGCTTTTTAACTGGCTTTGTGTTGTACATAGCGCTTCCTGGGTTTAAGTCTGAGACTTTGAGACCTTTGTGGGAATTTGCATATCGCAGATTCTACTTGCCCATCTTATACGACGGCGTATTTCCGTGGCTGTATACGTGGTTTGCCAAGTTTATATTTGTGGTATTCGACAAGGGGCTGTTCGACGGCTTGTACCACAACGTGTTGCCGGGCCTCTTCGGCGCTGTGTCCAACTGGCTTAGGCGGCTAGTGGCTGGGGCTTTGAACATATACCTCTTGTACGCCATCGTGGGGATATTGATAACACTCCTCCTCTTGGTAGTGGCATGA
- a CDS encoding proton-conducting transporter transmembrane domain-containing protein gives MIVEILYLVIALSLTAPLVWRLDGRYISLATSIVLMALSVYYKLPVGVLLSVLALSLSLDWRWGPFGVALSFSAVAAVLATYVYYAGQSIVYGLLALALVTAAVYGLLAMDRRRENVEGAVKYLVFSGIGKVLIVAGYVIAVSGWWQGAYLLVLGFLFELGIVPFHAWVVDAYALGTPRGVAALTAFSKLTALYVLLAIFRQLGGVPSHIGAVALIVALASMLVANVAGLTAKTLGRVMAYSSVAHMSYALTAVALVWWLGDRPTSLFGVPVRASDVAALTVVLEALTSGIAKSGVFGYLPTSLSDVLPPRRSVLNVANVFSLLGLPPLLGFWPKLFLVLLVLSYPATWLSVFLVSWIVLNSATATPYYLRAIRMVAEAPSPVADNVTSAYTALASVAVGLLMPLIVYILA, from the coding sequence ATGATAGTCGAAATCCTCTACCTGGTTATAGCACTGTCGCTTACGGCGCCTCTGGTGTGGAGACTAGATGGGCGGTATATCTCCTTGGCGACGTCTATTGTGTTAATGGCGCTATCTGTCTACTACAAGCTCCCCGTGGGCGTCCTCTTGTCAGTTCTGGCCCTGTCGCTGTCGCTGGACTGGCGCTGGGGTCCCTTCGGCGTTGCCCTATCTTTCTCCGCAGTAGCCGCGGTCCTGGCAACATATGTGTACTACGCTGGGCAGTCCATTGTCTACGGCTTACTCGCGTTGGCTTTGGTCACAGCCGCCGTCTACGGCTTATTGGCCATGGATAGGCGCAGGGAGAACGTAGAGGGCGCCGTTAAATACCTAGTGTTCTCTGGCATAGGCAAAGTCCTCATAGTCGCCGGGTACGTGATAGCCGTCTCTGGGTGGTGGCAGGGGGCCTATCTACTGGTGCTGGGCTTCTTGTTTGAACTAGGCATTGTCCCCTTCCACGCGTGGGTGGTGGACGCGTATGCCTTGGGCACTCCCCGGGGCGTGGCGGCGCTTACCGCGTTCAGCAAGTTGACTGCGTTGTACGTCCTTTTGGCAATATTTAGGCAGCTTGGCGGCGTTCCCAGCCACATAGGTGCCGTGGCTCTAATCGTGGCGCTGGCCTCAATGCTTGTGGCTAATGTGGCCGGCTTGACGGCGAAGACCTTGGGCAGAGTCATGGCGTACTCCTCCGTGGCCCACATGTCGTATGCATTGACGGCTGTTGCACTAGTCTGGTGGCTCGGCGACAGGCCCACCTCGCTGTTTGGAGTCCCAGTACGTGCCTCAGACGTGGCGGCCCTCACCGTTGTACTAGAAGCGCTAACCTCCGGCATCGCTAAGTCGGGAGTCTTTGGGTACTTGCCCACCAGTCTCTCAGACGTTCTGCCCCCAAGAAGGAGTGTATTAAACGTGGCCAACGTCTTCTCGCTCTTGGGCCTACCGCCGCTGTTGGGCTTTTGGCCCAAGCTGTTCCTAGTCCTCCTAGTCCTCTCCTACCCCGCCACGTGGCTCTCTGTTTTCCTAGTGTCGTGGATCGTGTTAAACAGCGCAACCGCAACCCCGTACTACCTAAGAGCAATTAGGATGGTGGCAGAGGCTCCAAGCCCCGTAGCTGACAACGTGACCTCGGCGTATACCGCCCTGGCATCCGTGGCCGTAGGGTTGTTGATGCCACTAATTGTGTATATACTAGCCTAG
- a CDS encoding TSUP family transporter, whose protein sequence is MKIELFGLLVGFLSGFFGIGGGFLIVPTLIYVAGLDTRLAVGTSLISVAAFGLATGLEYMYFGKVAPEVVLSYLAGGYLGAESPPPLRDVCSAKFTPL, encoded by the coding sequence GTGAAAATAGAGCTTTTCGGCCTCTTGGTCGGATTTCTCAGCGGATTTTTTGGAATTGGAGGAGGCTTTCTCATAGTACCGACGTTGATATATGTGGCAGGTCTAGATACTAGGCTCGCAGTAGGCACCTCGTTGATCTCCGTGGCCGCCTTTGGGCTAGCCACCGGGCTGGAGTATATGTACTTTGGGAAAGTGGCGCCAGAAGTCGTGCTCTCCTATTTAGCAGGCGGCTATCTAGGGGCAGAATCGCCACCTCCATTGAGAGACGTCTGCTCCGCAAAATTTACGCCGTTGTAA
- a CDS encoding sulfite exporter TauE/SafE family protein, translated as MQITLSAVSGLFVGFSLGLIGGGGSILAVPLLLYFVGLQEVPDAVHIAVGSTAMAVGLNALINSIYHLRRRNLSARVGTLFATFGVLGSTVGAYVGHLTSGTVLLAAFAVAMVAIGLSMFLQRKRRQRPRRLLHVAL; from the coding sequence GTGCAGATAACCCTATCCGCAGTCTCGGGGCTTTTTGTGGGTTTTTCTCTAGGCCTAATAGGCGGGGGCGGGTCAATTCTCGCAGTACCACTGTTGCTGTATTTCGTGGGGCTTCAAGAGGTGCCAGACGCGGTTCACATAGCTGTCGGGTCCACCGCAATGGCCGTGGGATTAAACGCACTTATAAACTCCATATACCACCTAAGAAGGAGAAACCTCAGCGCTAGAGTGGGGACTCTCTTTGCTACATTCGGCGTCTTGGGGTCCACAGTCGGCGCCTACGTTGGCCACTTGACCTCTGGCACCGTCTTACTGGCCGCGTTCGCTGTGGCCATGGTGGCGATAGGGCTCTCAATGTTTTTACAAAGGAAAAGGAGGCAGAGACCAAGGCGTCTGCTCCACGTAGCTCTGTGA
- a CDS encoding nucleoside-diphosphate kinase, with protein MPVERTLVILKPDAVARRLVGEIISRFEKAGLRIVGLKMVKSSAEQIERFYPSSEEWLKSVGTKLLKAYQELGISPRERLGTDDPVEVGKMVKKKLVEYMTSGPIVAMVLEGNRAVEVVRKLVGPTSPHSAPPGTIRGDYSIDSPDLAAEEGRVVYNLVHASDSASEAEREIRFWFKPEELV; from the coding sequence ATGCCCGTGGAGAGGACCTTGGTCATATTGAAGCCAGATGCGGTGGCTAGGAGACTCGTCGGCGAGATAATTTCGAGGTTTGAGAAAGCCGGGCTTAGAATTGTGGGTCTGAAGATGGTGAAGTCCAGCGCCGAGCAGATAGAGAGGTTTTACCCGTCGTCAGAGGAGTGGCTTAAGTCTGTTGGAACTAAGTTGCTTAAGGCATATCAAGAGCTCGGTATAAGCCCCAGGGAGAGGTTGGGCACAGATGACCCAGTGGAGGTGGGGAAGATGGTTAAGAAGAAGCTAGTGGAGTACATGACTTCTGGCCCCATTGTAGCAATGGTTCTAGAGGGGAACAGGGCGGTGGAAGTGGTGAGGAAACTTGTGGGGCCCACGTCCCCCCACTCTGCGCCGCCTGGCACTATTAGGGGGGACTACTCCATTGACTCGCCGGATTTGGCCGCAGAGGAGGGCAGAGTAGTTTACAACCTTGTACACGCGTCAGACAGCGCGTCTGAGGCTGAGAGAGAAATACGGTTTTGGTTCAAGCCCGAGGAACTGGTTTAG
- a CDS encoding RAD55 family ATPase, whose protein sequence is MDLKRIFAERISFVYGPSGSGKTVLVSEIVRQFADEGRRVVWISFNESRDVLVNMWKSFGWDVGRITVYDFPFVPQYRETLFNQVVDLAYKEKAEVLVVDGVDAVVFDRATADALSKVGLYSTIGIDTKYNPLADIADTIVRTSIKFIQSAAIRRLEIVKVRGMEVATPVYYLAVLPQGPVVLSRYPRHEPTRKIAAPGHLANFIGEIYKGVQIALYGPYQGVSARVVDVAEAVAYIHKPYQRDFFKRARTYLVSPQEHLRLEHYAVKHDAEYVVVLDAEVVPKFFREFRRPDVVWIDVYTTPPPMSDYDYIFYVSRETIRLEKSPEPTDVVGLPIALE, encoded by the coding sequence ATGGATCTTAAGCGGATATTTGCAGAGAGGATAAGCTTCGTGTATGGGCCCAGCGGCTCTGGCAAGACAGTGCTCGTCTCAGAAATTGTGCGTCAATTCGCAGATGAGGGGAGAAGAGTCGTGTGGATTTCCTTCAATGAGAGTAGAGACGTTCTAGTGAACATGTGGAAAAGCTTCGGCTGGGACGTTGGGCGAATCACGGTTTACGACTTCCCCTTTGTGCCCCAGTATAGAGAGACGCTGTTTAACCAAGTGGTAGATCTGGCCTACAAGGAGAAGGCCGAGGTGCTCGTAGTAGACGGCGTCGATGCAGTTGTCTTTGACAGAGCGACGGCGGATGCTCTCTCTAAGGTAGGCCTCTACAGCACCATAGGCATTGACACAAAGTACAACCCCCTCGCCGATATAGCCGACACGATAGTTAGGACATCTATAAAGTTTATACAAAGCGCCGCGATTAGGCGCTTGGAAATAGTCAAGGTACGGGGGATGGAAGTGGCGACCCCAGTCTACTATCTCGCAGTGTTGCCCCAGGGGCCAGTAGTTTTAAGCCGCTACCCGCGGCATGAACCCACGCGCAAAATTGCCGCCCCTGGGCATTTGGCAAATTTCATCGGCGAAATTTACAAGGGAGTCCAAATAGCGCTGTACGGCCCATATCAGGGCGTTTCTGCGCGAGTTGTAGACGTGGCAGAGGCTGTGGCGTACATACACAAGCCCTACCAAAGAGACTTTTTCAAAAGGGCGAGGACATACCTAGTTTCGCCACAGGAACACCTCCGCCTTGAGCACTACGCGGTTAAACACGACGCAGAGTATGTAGTTGTGCTAGACGCAGAAGTGGTGCCAAAGTTCTTTAGAGAATTTAGACGGCCAGACGTGGTTTGGATCGACGTCTACACTACGCCGCCGCCTATGTCCGACTACGACTACATCTTCTACGTTTCACGCGAGACAATTCGCCTCGAGAAATCCCCAGAGCCCACGGACGTGGTGGGGCTACCTATTGCATTAGAGTGA
- a CDS encoding glycosyltransferase, translating into MGLVTVVVPTYNEAENLPELVERLHRAFGGVGYEVVVVDDNSPDGTANTARRLGERYPVRVVVRERRAGLSSAVVEGARAAEGNVVVVMDADLQHPPELAPQLAKIAERGCLAVASRYVKGGRVEGWSLSRRVVSRGAVLLARLVVPEARGVKDPVSGFFAYKRDCLRAVTPTGLYKILLDVLVQCRPPCVVEVPYVFGLRTRGRSKLGAKHILDFVRQILALSKWRPLKFAAVGATGVAVATAVLAATSWMTPLASVALAIEISLTTNYLLNRLWTFSERHTPLLAGWAKYHLATAAGNLTNYATTLALHFAGVWIYLAYLVGVAAGYFVNYALSELVVFSKPPAH; encoded by the coding sequence GTGGGTCTCGTGACTGTAGTTGTGCCGACGTATAACGAAGCTGAAAATTTGCCAGAGCTCGTGGAGAGACTCCACAGAGCCTTTGGCGGCGTTGGGTACGAAGTGGTAGTGGTAGACGACAATAGCCCAGACGGCACGGCCAATACGGCGAGGAGGCTTGGGGAGAGGTACCCAGTCCGCGTAGTCGTCAGAGAGAGGCGGGCTGGGCTCTCAAGCGCCGTGGTGGAGGGGGCGAGGGCCGCGGAGGGCAACGTGGTAGTTGTCATGGACGCAGATTTACAACACCCGCCCGAGCTGGCCCCCCAGTTGGCTAAAATCGCCGAGCGGGGGTGTCTTGCAGTTGCGTCTAGGTACGTCAAAGGTGGGAGAGTCGAGGGGTGGAGTCTCTCTAGGAGAGTGGTGTCTAGGGGCGCGGTGTTGTTGGCCAGGCTTGTGGTGCCGGAGGCCAGGGGAGTTAAAGACCCCGTCTCAGGCTTCTTCGCATATAAGAGAGACTGCTTGAGGGCAGTGACGCCCACCGGCCTCTACAAGATTCTGCTCGACGTACTCGTGCAGTGTAGACCTCCGTGCGTGGTTGAAGTGCCCTATGTCTTTGGGCTAAGGACGCGGGGCCGCTCTAAGCTTGGCGCCAAGCACATATTAGACTTCGTAAGACAGATCCTCGCCCTTTCAAAGTGGCGGCCGCTCAAGTTTGCCGCAGTCGGCGCCACGGGCGTGGCAGTGGCGACAGCCGTGCTCGCCGCGACTAGCTGGATGACGCCTCTGGCCTCCGTGGCGTTGGCGATTGAGATAAGTCTAACAACTAACTACTTGCTCAACAGACTGTGGACATTCTCAGAGCGGCATACACCGCTGTTGGCAGGTTGGGCCAAATACCACTTGGCGACCGCCGCCGGCAATTTGACTAACTACGCGACAACCCTCGCCCTACACTTTGCTGGCGTGTGGATTTACCTGGCCTACTTAGTAGGCGTGGCGGCTGGCTACTTTGTAAACTACGCATTGTCAGAACTCGTGGTCTTCAGCAAACCCCCCGCTCATTAG
- a CDS encoding saccharopine dehydrogenase family protein, with protein sequence MRVLLLGCGNIGRYIYAMLSKHEVVAVDKAGGCPGALSQDALEVPLGGYDLVINALPGAISFKASKRALEAGLDVIDVSFYPEDPFALHEVAAKAGARYIPDAGVAPGLSNMLAGRAVAELGDVDELGIYVGGIPERPVGPLGYSVTWSPVDLIEEYTRPARVLKDGVVTAVDPLSEVETVPSPVGTLEAFYSDGLRTLLKTLAGRAKTMYEKTLRWPSHVEKMRLLRELGFLSDQGDPPPRFITAKLLSRLKFDVPDLVYLKVVAAKGEKRVQYETLVKPRGGWTAMQIATGSVAVAMQYVIKDLDPGVTPPEYIGMSTKLFPRVISAIKQQGVRIAQEVVTRTEL encoded by the coding sequence GTGAGAGTGTTATTACTTGGCTGTGGCAACATTGGGAGGTACATATACGCCATGTTGTCAAAGCATGAGGTTGTGGCTGTGGACAAGGCTGGGGGTTGTCCAGGCGCCTTGTCACAAGACGCTTTGGAAGTGCCCTTGGGAGGCTACGACTTGGTGATAAACGCGCTTCCCGGCGCCATCTCTTTTAAGGCCTCGAAAAGGGCCTTAGAGGCGGGGCTCGACGTAATAGACGTCTCTTTCTACCCAGAGGACCCCTTTGCGCTACATGAAGTTGCGGCAAAGGCTGGGGCTAGATACATCCCCGACGCCGGCGTGGCGCCTGGCCTAAGCAACATGCTTGCTGGGAGAGCTGTGGCCGAGCTAGGTGACGTAGACGAGCTTGGAATCTACGTTGGCGGAATACCGGAAAGGCCCGTGGGCCCCCTCGGCTATAGTGTGACGTGGAGCCCGGTGGATCTCATAGAGGAGTACACCAGACCTGCACGCGTGTTAAAAGACGGCGTTGTGACTGCGGTGGACCCCCTCAGCGAAGTTGAGACAGTGCCGTCCCCCGTGGGGACTTTGGAGGCGTTTTACAGCGACGGCTTAAGGACGCTACTGAAAACTCTTGCGGGGAGGGCCAAGACTATGTATGAGAAGACGCTTAGGTGGCCTTCGCACGTAGAAAAGATGCGTCTTCTGAGGGAGTTAGGGTTTCTGTCTGATCAAGGCGATCCGCCGCCTAGGTTCATCACGGCTAAGTTGCTCTCTAGGCTTAAATTCGATGTGCCAGATCTCGTCTATTTGAAAGTGGTGGCCGCCAAAGGCGAGAAGAGGGTGCAATATGAGACGTTGGTCAAGCCTAGGGGCGGGTGGACGGCCATGCAGATAGCCACTGGGAGCGTGGCTGTGGCAATGCAGTACGTCATTAAGGACCTCGACCCGGGCGTGACCCCGCCTGAGTATATAGGCATGTCTACGAAGCTGTTTCCACGTGTAATTTCTGCGATTAAGCAACAAGGCGTGAGGATAGCCCAAGAGGTCGTAACCAGGACTGAGCTATGA
- the hisS gene encoding histidine--tRNA ligase: MSGLPDHLRRPVRGMRDWLPHQYYALQQLEALLSRVAESFGYRRVETPVVEHFEVLARKAGQEIVNEIYYFRDKAGRELGLRFDMTVPIARVVSYNLDLPRPIRWYYFTKVFRYDEPQHGRYREFYQFGVELIGSASPRADAEVVHLLAESLAAAGASNYVIKLNDRRVVDKLLEGMGLAAYKDVVYKALDKRYKAPREEVVGIMTRGGVPPSKAEELYEKATEMPLQEAVDFVTRIDKELGGFYAAFVKYLEAAVGLERLIFDLSIVRGLDYYTGVVFEAFAGEYKLAVGGGGRYDDLLQLYSGVKTPALGFAIGVERLMEAVGLQAVEKPLDYYIYIFDESAYQTAIYIARELRRKGYSAVVELGDKGLKDAFEYVLKIGTRFLVILGKKELEKGVVKVRDLQKREEVEKPIDEFIRGA, translated from the coding sequence ATGAGCGGGTTGCCAGACCACTTGAGGAGGCCTGTCAGAGGAATGCGCGACTGGCTACCGCATCAATACTACGCGCTTCAACAACTCGAGGCTCTACTGTCGCGGGTGGCGGAGTCTTTTGGCTATAGGCGCGTGGAGACGCCCGTCGTGGAGCACTTCGAGGTATTGGCCAGGAAGGCGGGGCAGGAGATCGTCAACGAGATATACTACTTTAGAGACAAGGCGGGGCGCGAACTGGGCCTGCGCTTCGACATGACTGTGCCAATAGCCCGCGTCGTCTCCTACAACTTAGACCTGCCGCGGCCCATCCGTTGGTACTATTTTACAAAAGTCTTTAGATACGACGAGCCTCAGCACGGCAGATATAGAGAGTTTTACCAATTCGGAGTAGAGCTCATAGGCTCGGCAAGCCCAAGAGCAGACGCAGAGGTGGTACATCTGCTGGCTGAGTCACTAGCCGCGGCAGGTGCCTCCAACTACGTCATTAAGCTAAACGACAGACGCGTCGTAGACAAGCTTCTGGAAGGCATGGGCCTCGCGGCGTATAAAGACGTCGTTTACAAGGCGTTGGACAAGAGGTACAAAGCGCCACGGGAGGAGGTGGTGGGAATTATGACGAGGGGCGGAGTTCCGCCGAGCAAGGCCGAGGAGTTGTACGAAAAGGCGACAGAGATGCCTCTCCAAGAGGCTGTGGATTTTGTAACACGTATTGACAAGGAGCTTGGCGGCTTCTACGCCGCCTTTGTAAAATACTTAGAAGCCGCCGTCGGCCTAGAGAGGCTTATATTTGACCTGTCGATTGTCAGAGGGCTGGACTACTACACGGGGGTTGTCTTCGAGGCGTTTGCCGGCGAATATAAGCTGGCCGTGGGAGGCGGCGGCAGATACGACGACCTTCTCCAGCTCTACAGCGGGGTAAAAACCCCCGCCTTAGGCTTCGCCATAGGCGTCGAAAGGCTAATGGAGGCCGTGGGGTTGCAAGCAGTGGAAAAGCCGCTGGACTACTACATCTACATATTCGACGAAAGCGCCTACCAGACAGCTATCTACATCGCCAGAGAACTACGCAGGAAGGGATACAGCGCAGTGGTAGAACTCGGCGATAAGGGGCTGAAAGACGCCTTTGAATACGTGTTGAAAATTGGCACAAGGTTCTTAGTCATTCTGGGGAAGAAGGAGCTAGAGAAGGGCGTTGTGAAAGTTAGAGACTTACAAAAACGAGAAGAAGTGGAAAAACCCATCGACGAGTTTATACGCGGCGCATAG
- a CDS encoding amino acid kinase family protein — translation MLVVVALGGNAFNRPGDPITQETHLKNADIAARIVAKILREGNQVLLTHGNGPQVGYLAELQKGQEGFRLDALVAATQGLLGYFIVSSLDKYVGVGKTVALVTRVKVDCNDPAFENPTKFIGPTYPEEVAKSLAERYGWQFRQDPRGGWRRVVPSPKPLKVVESDVVKVLIERGYIVVAAGGGGVPVCDGAGVEAVIDKDLASAVLAAEVGADLFMILTDVDGVYINFKKPGQRKLASVSVGELEKYYLEGHFPPGSMGPKVEAALYFVKRTGKRAAIGALEEGYEVYKGLSGTQVYA, via the coding sequence CAACGCGTTTAATAGACCCGGCGACCCAATTACGCAGGAGACCCATCTAAAAAATGCAGACATTGCGGCTCGCATAGTTGCCAAGATCCTCCGAGAGGGGAACCAAGTCTTGCTTACTCATGGCAATGGTCCACAAGTGGGCTATTTAGCGGAGCTACAGAAGGGGCAAGAGGGCTTTAGACTAGACGCCCTTGTCGCGGCGACGCAAGGCCTCCTGGGCTACTTTATCGTATCTTCTTTAGACAAATACGTGGGCGTAGGGAAAACTGTGGCTCTGGTGACTAGGGTGAAGGTCGACTGTAACGACCCCGCCTTTGAAAATCCCACAAAGTTCATAGGCCCCACATACCCAGAGGAGGTGGCCAAGAGCCTTGCCGAGAGGTACGGGTGGCAGTTTAGGCAAGACCCGAGGGGAGGCTGGCGACGAGTCGTGCCATCTCCCAAGCCGCTTAAAGTGGTGGAGAGCGACGTGGTAAAGGTGCTTATTGAGAGGGGCTACATAGTCGTTGCCGCGGGGGGCGGCGGCGTGCCGGTCTGCGACGGGGCCGGAGTTGAGGCGGTGATAGATAAAGACCTCGCCTCTGCCGTGTTGGCCGCAGAGGTCGGCGCAGACCTCTTCATGATTCTCACAGACGTAGACGGCGTGTATATCAATTTCAAGAAGCCCGGCCAGCGAAAGCTCGCGTCTGTGTCAGTTGGAGAACTTGAGAAGTACTACCTAGAGGGGCACTTCCCGCCTGGGTCTATGGGACCTAAGGTGGAGGCAGCGCTCTACTTCGTAAAGCGGACTGGGAAGAGGGCGGCTATTGGGGCCCTAGAAGAAGGATACGAGGTGTACAAAGGCCTAAGCGGCACCCAAGTCTACGCGTAG